The Methanospirillum lacunae region GACATCATTGTCTGATAAATCATAATGGTAGAATTTAGAGTAGAATTCTTTTGTTACTGCCTTTAAATCGAGGTCTTTAAATTTATCTGGGTATAATACCTTTGCAGTCCATGGAATACCCATGATAATATTGATCCCTGGAGACCTATCATACCAGTTAAAGGGATCACTTGGAACCAGATATACCTGCTTATCCTGTACAGCCTTGACCTGTGACCAACTTGGATCCGAGTATATTTTATCGTAAAAACTCTTTTCAAAGGCAATAATAACATCTGGATTCCACTTTAGGATCTGTTCCATTGAAACAGGTGTTCTTCCAATGCCACCATTGAATTGAACATTAGCCACATTTATACTATTACTTACCTCAAGTGGCTGTGTATGTCCAACCCCTTGTGGATCTGTTAGCAGGCCTTCTGGACCTTCAGCATAATATACACGTTTCTTTTCAGATTCAGGAATGGATGCCGATGTCTGATTTACTTTTTTGTAGATATTCTGATAAAATGAGATGAACTCCTCTGCTTTATCAGAATCCCCTAAAACCTTACCCATAAACCGGACTGGTTCAGCAAAATTTGTGATGTCAGTAGTTGAACCGAGAGCCAAGACAGGAATCGGGTTCAATTGTCTTTGAGTATCAACCACATCTGCTTCAGATCCCTTGGTGTATGGCATAAACATGACGTCGGGATGCATAGACTGAAAACTTTCAGCATTTAATTTCGTTTTTCCTTGGGTCCCTCCGACATTTGGGAGATTTTTGTATTTATCAGGAATATATTTTGATTTACTATAGTCAGAGCTGAGCCCAATTAGTTTGTCAGGTGAAATGACATAAATCATCGTTGTTGCAGCCTGATTAGTACCAAGTACTGAATTAACAGATGTAGGAACAACGACTTCTCTTCCTGCCATGTCTGTTATCGTATGAGTGTCACTCGTGTCACACATTACCGGACATGTCTGAGAAAATATCAGGATGGTCATCAAAAAGATGCCAATTACAATTCTCTTTACTTCCATCACAATCACTTAATGTATACAATAATCAATTGTAAACAAATATTAGTTTAGATCTCATGCGGTTTATTTACATATAGTTTAATTCTATCTATTAGACCTCCCTAAATATTCGGGATATCGATTATATTTTTAATTAAGCGAAAAAAAGAGAGTTTGGATCCATCCAATAGATCCTGGAATAAGATGTAAAAAACAATCACACCGTTGGATTTAATATATCATTTATTTCCGAATCACTCGGATCATACCCATAGAACTTCTTGCAGTAATCCCGGACAACCTGATTCATGTCAACATCAGCGAATAACTCTGGATGGAAGGTTTTCGCTGACCAGACTGGCATCAGAGATGCACAAGCACTTCTCACACACCAGGCATAGACATCTTTTGGACTCACATAGACCTTGCCATTTTTCACAGCATTGATCTCTTTCCACTGAGGATCTTCCATGATCTTGGGTTTTTGTGCAGCATCCCGGACAACAATGATGTCAGGATTCCATTTCACGACATCTTCCATAGAGATATCTTTAAACGTTCCAGAGATTCCATTTTCAGCTGCCACATTCACTCCACCACCCAGCTCAATCCAGTTTGTCACAATTGAACCAATTCCTTCTGTATTGAGAGGATTGTTTGCCGTGTATAGCACCTTTGGCTTTTGATCTTTTGGAAGATCTGCAGTCTTGGAAGATACGAGTTTAATATTAGAATCATAGTAATCACTAAACTCTTTGGCCTTCAATTTAGCATCCGGGCCTAAAATGTCACCAACAATTGACACTGCCTGTTTTAATTGCTCAGGAGTGGAGACATTGAGTTCTACAACCGGCATTCCAAGATCACGGATTTTTTTGGAAGTTGTTGTATTGGCACTTAATGCCATAATGACGACATCTGGATTATCTTTAACAAGTTCCTCCATGTTCACTTCAGTATTGAGTGACTGGGGAATACTCTTGATCTGGGGATACAATTTTATCAGCCAGGGCAGGGTATCAACGGTTGAAGACGTTGCAACAATCTTGTCAGCCCCGCCGAGCATGAAGATAACCTGGTTCATCGCAGGATAACTGACACCAATCCGGTTTACATCAACCGGAATAGTCGAGGTAGTACCTGCCATATCAGTTATTGTTCTGGTATCAGACGATGTCGAAGCTGCTGAAGTACACCCAATCGTTGTAATAACAGCAAGAGCAATAACGGCAAATATAGTTATATATCGCAATATTTTTTCATCAATTCCAATTTTCATACGGTCACCATCATGAATTTTACTAAACATCCAGTTTTTTCAAATATCCAAAGGATACTTCTAAAATGAAAATCTGCAAGGATATACGGGTAGTCACTTTTTTTATTCAATAACAAAGAAATCGTAGATTCTTGTATTGTAATGAAAATCCATGCATCACTACCTGCAGGTACATATAGACGTATAGAATTTATATATTTACTTAAATAGGCAGAGAAGTTAATTTATTTTGGTAGACAGGGGAAGATACAGATCCCATACTACCATGGATATCATATGACTACAGACTTTTCCAGGAACCTTTTGGCACATTGATCTCAAAGCAGGACCCTTTGCCCGGGACGCCTCTCTCTTGTATGGTCATCCTGGTAATGCCTAATATTTCCCTAATCAAAAAAAGACCAAGACCACTATTCTTACCGTACCCACGCTCAAAAATTTTATCTTTTTCTGAATTGGCAATGCCAATACCATTATCTCCACAGGCAATCACCAGGAAATCTCCCATGACCTTGGTAGATATTACTATTCGGGTCATGGCAGGACCTCCATAATGCAGGGCATTATCAATTAAATTGAAAAAAACCTTTGAAAACATTGGATCTGCATATACCATGATCACATCAGACACTGAAACAGATACCTGAACATGGGATATATCAAGATCAAGGATAGCATTTTGAATCGATTCTCCAAGATTCTGCCATCTTGGTTGTTGCTTTTTCAAATCCTGATAAATATTTGTGAACTCAATCTGATGGCGAATGGTATCAACAATATCTGAAGTTTTTTCAAGGTACATCT contains the following coding sequences:
- a CDS encoding ABC transporter substrate-binding protein → MEVKRIVIGIFLMTILIFSQTCPVMCDTSDTHTITDMAGREVVVPTSVNSVLGTNQAATTMIYVISPDKLIGLSSDYSKSKYIPDKYKNLPNVGGTQGKTKLNAESFQSMHPDVMFMPYTKGSEADVVDTQRQLNPIPVLALGSTTDITNFAEPVRFMGKVLGDSDKAEEFISFYQNIYKKVNQTSASIPESEKKRVYYAEGPEGLLTDPQGVGHTQPLEVSNSINVANVQFNGGIGRTPVSMEQILKWNPDVIIAFEKSFYDKIYSDPSWSQVKAVQDKQVYLVPSDPFNWYDRSPGINIIMGIPWTAKVLYPDKFKDLDLKAVTKEFYSKFYHYDLSDNDVDDILKGSGLTTY
- a CDS encoding ABC transporter substrate-binding protein; translated protein: MKIGIDEKILRYITIFAVIALAVITTIGCTSAASTSSDTRTITDMAGTTSTIPVDVNRIGVSYPAMNQVIFMLGGADKIVATSSTVDTLPWLIKLYPQIKSIPQSLNTEVNMEELVKDNPDVVIMALSANTTTSKKIRDLGMPVVELNVSTPEQLKQAVSIVGDILGPDAKLKAKEFSDYYDSNIKLVSSKTADLPKDQKPKVLYTANNPLNTEGIGSIVTNWIELGGGVNVAAENGISGTFKDISMEDVVKWNPDIIVVRDAAQKPKIMEDPQWKEINAVKNGKVYVSPKDVYAWCVRSACASLMPVWSAKTFHPELFADVDMNQVVRDYCKKFYGYDPSDSEINDILNPTV